AGCAGCGCGCGATCGTTCTGCATGATGACCAGCGTGGCCGAGATGACGAGGAAGATGCCGGAGACGAAGAACATCTCGAAGTTGCCTTCGTACTCGCCGAAGATGCGGGTGAACTGATCGTCCGGCAGCAACCAGAAGACGAGCAGCAACACCCCGGCGCCGGTGAAGGCGATACGGCCGGGAAGGCCAACCTGCCGCAGGATCAGCGCGACGGCGAGGATCAACAGACTGATTCCGGTGGTGAACGGCATAGCCGACCCGGACGAGACGCCCTGCATGGTCAACAGCACGCCACCAGCCAGCAGCAATCCCTGCCAGAGGAAGGTTTTCCACGAACGCCGCCGATGCGAGGCATCGGGCAAGTCACGCACAGCCGCGACGATGTTGAGCCGGCTGATCCGCCATGAGGAGATCACGACCGCCAGGAAGGTGATCACCACACCCAGGCAGTACCCGGCGATGACGCTGGTGGCCGAGATCGAGGTTTCGACATGCGCGTACTTTCCGAAGACCGAGGCAAACGAGCGCGCGATGGCATGAGCAACACCCACGCCGAGGGCGGAGCCCACGAGACCGGCGAGCAGCGCGTACAACGCTCCTTCGCTCATGAACTGCTGCACCAGCGAGCTGCGCTGCGCGCCAACTGCCCGCGCCATGCCCATCTCCGAGCGGCGCTCGGCCGCCAGCATGGTGAAGATCAGCAGGATGAGCAGGATTCCAGCCGAGATCGAGAAGAGCCCTACCACCAGGAAGAGCCCGGTGAAGACACTGGCGATCTCATTGGCGATGTCGAGCCACCCCTGCTTGAGTGAATTGATGGTCAACCCGAGCGAATCGACCGCAGGCCGCAGGGCCTTCTTGACCGCGTCATCCCGGTCGAGTCCATCCTCGACGCCACCCGTGTTCGAGAGCGCAATCCCGCTGATCTGCCCGTCCATGCCGGTCAGCTCTTGCAACGCGCCGAGGGTCATCGCCATTCCGGCGATCTCTTCACCGGTTTCGTTGTCGCGGCGCATCCCGGAGAGATAGCTGTTTTCCGCGATCGCGGCGATGGTGAATGTCTGGCTGGATCCGTTGGTGAAGAGTTCCACCTGATCGCCGGAAGCGGCGCCCAGCTCATCAGCGGCAGACTGGCTCAGCACCACCGAACCAGCAGGCAAACTGGCGAGATCGATCGTATCGCCATTCGTGGCGGTCAACCCGCCCACCGAACCGACCGTCGCGGGATCGAGCCCAACGGCGACCAGTTCCGGCGACCCGATGCCACTTGCCAGTTCGCGCGCGGAAACCCGGCGTTCCAGCATGGGGCTGGCGCCGTCGATCAACTCTTCACCGTCGATGGTGGGCTGGAGTTCGGTCCAGGCTGTGGCCGGGATCGTGGAGGTAAAGCTGTTGCCATCGAGCTCTTCGTCGATCGGATTGGCAACGAATTGATCGATCGTCCCAAGCTGCCCGTAGACCTCAGAAGTCATCGAGCCATTGACCGTATCGCCCGTGCCGAGCGCAGCAGTGACGATCAGGGTACTCAACATCAGTCCAAAGACGATCAGCGCAGTTTGCGCCTTGCGGCGAGGAATATTGCGGGCGCCAATGCGGAAGATCACGCGGCGGCGCAGGTAGACCCAGGCAACCGAGAGCAAACTCAGGACGAGCATTGCCGCCAGTACCAGCACGATAGTCGACATAGGAATTCCGAATAGCTCAGTCATGTTGGATGTCCTCTACCTTGTGTGGAAATAGGAAATGGGAAATAGGAAATGGAACAGTGTTGGGAGAACGGTGGGAGCGAGGCTGTTGGATCTATTTCCTATTTCCTATCTCCCATTTCCGCTCGTCAAACCGCCAACGCGCCCACCGGCTGATAGGTCTCCCGGGTGACGCCGACCGGAGCGAACCGATCGCGCACGATGGCGGTGGCAGCGGCCGGTTCGATCAATCCGTCGCGCATGCGCACGATCCGGTCGCAACGATCGCCGATGGTCTGATCGTGAGTAACGATCACCGTGGTCAGACCGGTCTGCAGATTGAGCGCGCGCAGCAGGCTGATGATGTCGTCAGCGGTATGTGAGTCGAGCGCGCCGGTTGGTTCGTCGGCCCAAACGATTGCCGGGTTGTTGACCAGCGAGCGGGCGATCGTGACACGCTGGCGTTGTCCGCCGGACATCTCTGCTGGGCGGTGATTCGCCCAATCGGAGAGTCCGACCTTCGCCAACGCCTCTTCCGCTTTCCCACGCGCCTCCGACGGCTTCACACCCGAAACGAGCAAGGGAAGCTCGACATTCTCGACCGCGCTCAGCACCGGCAGGAGGTTGTACACCTGAAAGATGAACCCCATGCGGTGCGCGCGGTAGCGGGTCCGTTTCTTGTCCCCCATCTTCGCCAGGTCGTTGCCGTCCAGAATGATCTGTCCGCTATCGACACTGTCCAGCCCCGACAGACAGTTGAGCAGCGTGGTCTTGCCACACCCGGACGGACCCATGACCGCCACCATCTCGCCCCGTTGGACTGAAAAGTCGATTTGTTTGAGGGCTTCCACCTTGGCGGAGCCGGTGTCGTACGTTTTGACTACGTGCGACGCCTGAATGATGGCGCCATCGATGGGGACAATCGGTTGGTTTCGTTTCCAGAATCGCATTTGGATTCACCTCACTTCGCTTCAATTCGCTTATGGCCGCTCCTCGTGTCGACCCACCATCGATGCTAGGGAACGTTGCTCAACAGGCAATTGGCGCAAACCTCAACAGTTCCTCAACGGCCGATAGC
The sequence above is drawn from the Thermomicrobiales bacterium genome and encodes:
- a CDS encoding ABC transporter ATP-binding protein yields the protein MRFWKRNQPIVPIDGAIIQASHVVKTYDTGSAKVEALKQIDFSVQRGEMVAVMGPSGCGKTTLLNCLSGLDSVDSGQIILDGNDLAKMGDKKRTRYRAHRMGFIFQVYNLLPVLSAVENVELPLLVSGVKPSEARGKAEEALAKVGLSDWANHRPAEMSGGQRQRVTIARSLVNNPAIVWADEPTGALDSHTADDIISLLRALNLQTGLTTVIVTHDQTIGDRCDRIVRMRDGLIEPAAATAIVRDRFAPVGVTRETYQPVGALAV
- a CDS encoding FtsX-like permease family protein translates to MTELFGIPMSTIVLVLAAMLVLSLLSVAWVYLRRRVIFRIGARNIPRRKAQTALIVFGLMLSTLIVTAALGTGDTVNGSMTSEVYGQLGTIDQFVANPIDEELDGNSFTSTIPATAWTELQPTIDGEELIDGASPMLERRVSARELASGIGSPELVAVGLDPATVGSVGGLTATNGDTIDLASLPAGSVVLSQSAADELGAASGDQVELFTNGSSQTFTIAAIAENSYLSGMRRDNETGEEIAGMAMTLGALQELTGMDGQISGIALSNTGGVEDGLDRDDAVKKALRPAVDSLGLTINSLKQGWLDIANEIASVFTGLFLVVGLFSISAGILLILLIFTMLAAERRSEMGMARAVGAQRSSLVQQFMSEGALYALLAGLVGSALGVGVAHAIARSFASVFGKYAHVETSISATSVIAGYCLGVVITFLAVVISSWRISRLNIVAAVRDLPDASHRRRSWKTFLWQGLLLAGGVLLTMQGVSSGSAMPFTTGISLLILAVALILRQVGLPGRIAFTGAGVLLLVFWLLPDDQFTRIFGEYEGNFEMFFVSGIFLVISATLVIMQNDRALLGLVSRLGSVFRSRGAALKLGVAYPGAARSRTGMTIAMFSLIVFSLVLIATINLNFERAFLSDAAGAGWDIEAATGDKDPVPNLESTLAQGGIDSSTIVDIGVQSTTADGQVAQPGDSSWYGVDFSGMDEAYIDGAEWVFIGRAAGYESDAAIVEALRSEPGVAVVDGFIPSGMDDPNLAKLFDGIEADEQGFAPVELQVRNGDGTPQTVRIIGVISPKLSDFVGIYTSDATAAPILGDEIDTRYLIKVSDPDQAAETARDIQSVLLSSGVKAISIQEQLHDDQEENAGFFRILESFMALGLIVGIAAIGVISFRNVIERRQQIGVLRAIGFQRGMVSWSFLIEAGFIVGVGVLSGTVLGIALARNLLTGNQMGATGGIDFTVPWNTIGIVLALAVVASLITTWLPARQAARIVPAEALRYE